The following coding sequences lie in one Globicephala melas chromosome 15, mGloMel1.2, whole genome shotgun sequence genomic window:
- the NCOA5 gene encoding nuclear receptor coactivator 5 isoform X2, which yields MRDPRDLRDHRESRDIRDHRDSRSMRDARDMRDPRDFRDLRDSRDFRDHRDPMYDRYRDMRDSRDPMYRREGSYDRYLRMDDYCRRKDDSYFDRYRDSFDGRGPPGPESQSRAKERLKREERRREELYRQYFEEIQRRFDAERPVDCSVIVVNKQTKDYAESVGRKVRDLGMVVDLIFLNTEVSLSQALEDVSRGGSPFAIVITQQHQIHRSCTVNIMFGTPQEHRNMPQADAMVLVARNYERYKNECREKEREEIARQAAKMADEALLQERERGGPEEGLRGGHPPAIQSLINLLADNRYLTAEETDKIINYLRERKERLMRSSADSLPGPISRQPLGATSGASLKTQPSSQTLQSGQVLPSATPTPAAPPTSQQELQAKILSLFNSGTVAANSSSASPSVAAGNTQNQNFSIAANSQPQQRSQASGNQPPNILGQAGSARNMGPRPGAPSQGLFGQPSTRLAPASNLASQRPVSSTGINFDNPSVQKALDTLIQSGPALSHLVSQTTAQVGRPQAPMGSYQRHY from the exons ATGCGAGACCCCCGAGATCTGCGGGACCACAGAGAGAGCAGAGACATTCGGGATCACAGAGACAGCAGAAGTATGCGTGATGCTCGGGACATGAGGGATCCTAGAGACTTTCGTGACCTAAGAGACTCTAGGGATTTTCGAGATCACCGGGACCCCATGTATGACAGATACAGAGATATGAGAGACTCCCGAGACCCCATGTACAG GAGAGAAGGCTCTTACGACCGATACCTGCGAATGGATGACTACTGCAGGAGGAAGGATGACTCTTACTTTGACCGTTACAGAGATAGCTTTGATGGACGAGGCCCTCCAGGCCCAGAAAGTCAGTCTCGTGCAAAAG AGCGTTTGAAACGTGAGGAACGGCGTAGAGAAGAGCTTTATCGTCAGTATTTTGAGGAAATCCAGAGACGCTTTGATGCTGAGAGGCCTGTTGATTGTTCTGTGATTGTGGTCAACAAGCAGACTAA AGATTATGCTGAATCTGTGGGGCGGAAGGTTCGAGACCTAGGCATGGTAGTGGACTTGATCTTCCTCAACACAGAGGTGTCACTGTCACAAGCCTTGGAGGATGTTAGCAGGGGAGGATCTCCCTTTGCTATTGTCATCACCCAGCAACACCAGATTCACCGCTCCTGTACAGTCAACATCATGTTTGGAACCCCACAAG AGCATCGCAACATGCCCCAGGCAGATGCCATGGTGCTGGTGGCCAGAAATTATGAGCGCTATAAGAACGAGTGCCGGGAGAAGGAACGCGAGGAGATTGCCAGACAGGCGGCCAAGATGGCCGATGAAGCCCTCCTCCAGGAAAGAGAGCGGGGAGGCCCTGAGGAGGGACTGCGCGGGGGGCACCCTCCAGCCATCCAGAGCCTCATCAACCTGCTGGCCGACAACAGGTACCTCACTGCTGAAGAGACTGACAAGATCATCAACTACCTTCGAGAGCGGAAGGAGCGGCTGATGAGGAGCAGCGCCGACTCTCTGCCTG GCCCGATTTCCCGTCAACCACTCGGGGCGACCTCGGGTGCCTCGCTGAAGACACAGCCAAGCTCCCAAACGCTCCAGAGCGGCCAAGTGCTCCCCTCTGCTACACCCACTCCAGCGgcaccccccacctcccagcaaGAGCTTCAGGCCAAAATCctcagcctcttcaatagtggCACGGTTGCGGCCAATAGCAGCTCTGCATCCCCCTCAGTTGCTGCCGGAAACACCCAGAACCAGAATTTTTCCATAGCAGCGAACAGCCAGCCTCAGCAAAGATCACAGGCCTCTGGCAATCAGCCTCCAAACATTTTGGGACAGGCAGGATCTGCTCGGAACATGGGCCCCAGGCCTGGGGCTCCTTCCCAAGGGCTCTTTGGCCAGCCTTCCACTCGCCTGGCACCCGCCAGCAACTTGGCTAGCCAGAGGCCCGTGTCTTCCACAGGTATCAACTTTGACAATCCAAGTGTACAGAAGGCTCTGGACACTCTGATACAGAGTGGCCCTGCTCTCTCCCACCTGGTTAGCCAGACCACAGCACAGGTGGGGCGGCCCCAAGCCCCCATGGGATCATACCAGAGGCATTACTGA
- the NCOA5 gene encoding nuclear receptor coactivator 5 isoform X1, with product MNTAPSRPSPTRRDPYGFGDSRDTRRDRSPIRGSPRREPRDGRNGRDARDSRDMRDPRDLRDHRESRDIRDHRDSRSMRDARDMRDPRDFRDLRDSRDFRDHRDPMYDRYRDMRDSRDPMYRREGSYDRYLRMDDYCRRKDDSYFDRYRDSFDGRGPPGPESQSRAKERLKREERRREELYRQYFEEIQRRFDAERPVDCSVIVVNKQTKDYAESVGRKVRDLGMVVDLIFLNTEVSLSQALEDVSRGGSPFAIVITQQHQIHRSCTVNIMFGTPQEHRNMPQADAMVLVARNYERYKNECREKEREEIARQAAKMADEALLQERERGGPEEGLRGGHPPAIQSLINLLADNRYLTAEETDKIINYLRERKERLMRSSADSLPGPISRQPLGATSGASLKTQPSSQTLQSGQVLPSATPTPAAPPTSQQELQAKILSLFNSGTVAANSSSASPSVAAGNTQNQNFSIAANSQPQQRSQASGNQPPNILGQAGSARNMGPRPGAPSQGLFGQPSTRLAPASNLASQRPVSSTGINFDNPSVQKALDTLIQSGPALSHLVSQTTAQVGRPQAPMGSYQRHY from the exons GGATCCATATGGCTTTGGAGACAGCCGAGATACAAGACGCGATCGATCCCCCATTCGAGGAAGTCCAAGAAGAGAGCCCAGGGATGGCAGAAATGGCCGGGATGCTCGAGATAGCAGAGACATGCGAGACCCCCGAGATCTGCGGGACCACAGAGAGAGCAGAGACATTCGGGATCACAGAGACAGCAGAAGTATGCGTGATGCTCGGGACATGAGGGATCCTAGAGACTTTCGTGACCTAAGAGACTCTAGGGATTTTCGAGATCACCGGGACCCCATGTATGACAGATACAGAGATATGAGAGACTCCCGAGACCCCATGTACAG GAGAGAAGGCTCTTACGACCGATACCTGCGAATGGATGACTACTGCAGGAGGAAGGATGACTCTTACTTTGACCGTTACAGAGATAGCTTTGATGGACGAGGCCCTCCAGGCCCAGAAAGTCAGTCTCGTGCAAAAG AGCGTTTGAAACGTGAGGAACGGCGTAGAGAAGAGCTTTATCGTCAGTATTTTGAGGAAATCCAGAGACGCTTTGATGCTGAGAGGCCTGTTGATTGTTCTGTGATTGTGGTCAACAAGCAGACTAA AGATTATGCTGAATCTGTGGGGCGGAAGGTTCGAGACCTAGGCATGGTAGTGGACTTGATCTTCCTCAACACAGAGGTGTCACTGTCACAAGCCTTGGAGGATGTTAGCAGGGGAGGATCTCCCTTTGCTATTGTCATCACCCAGCAACACCAGATTCACCGCTCCTGTACAGTCAACATCATGTTTGGAACCCCACAAG AGCATCGCAACATGCCCCAGGCAGATGCCATGGTGCTGGTGGCCAGAAATTATGAGCGCTATAAGAACGAGTGCCGGGAGAAGGAACGCGAGGAGATTGCCAGACAGGCGGCCAAGATGGCCGATGAAGCCCTCCTCCAGGAAAGAGAGCGGGGAGGCCCTGAGGAGGGACTGCGCGGGGGGCACCCTCCAGCCATCCAGAGCCTCATCAACCTGCTGGCCGACAACAGGTACCTCACTGCTGAAGAGACTGACAAGATCATCAACTACCTTCGAGAGCGGAAGGAGCGGCTGATGAGGAGCAGCGCCGACTCTCTGCCTG GCCCGATTTCCCGTCAACCACTCGGGGCGACCTCGGGTGCCTCGCTGAAGACACAGCCAAGCTCCCAAACGCTCCAGAGCGGCCAAGTGCTCCCCTCTGCTACACCCACTCCAGCGgcaccccccacctcccagcaaGAGCTTCAGGCCAAAATCctcagcctcttcaatagtggCACGGTTGCGGCCAATAGCAGCTCTGCATCCCCCTCAGTTGCTGCCGGAAACACCCAGAACCAGAATTTTTCCATAGCAGCGAACAGCCAGCCTCAGCAAAGATCACAGGCCTCTGGCAATCAGCCTCCAAACATTTTGGGACAGGCAGGATCTGCTCGGAACATGGGCCCCAGGCCTGGGGCTCCTTCCCAAGGGCTCTTTGGCCAGCCTTCCACTCGCCTGGCACCCGCCAGCAACTTGGCTAGCCAGAGGCCCGTGTCTTCCACAGGTATCAACTTTGACAATCCAAGTGTACAGAAGGCTCTGGACACTCTGATACAGAGTGGCCCTGCTCTCTCCCACCTGGTTAGCCAGACCACAGCACAGGTGGGGCGGCCCCAAGCCCCCATGGGATCATACCAGAGGCATTACTGA
- the NCOA5 gene encoding nuclear receptor coactivator 5 isoform X4, translating to MALETAEIQDAIDPPFEEVQEESPGMAEMAGMLEIAETCETPEICGTTDMRDSRDPMYRREGSYDRYLRMDDYCRRKDDSYFDRYRDSFDGRGPPGPESQSRAKERLKREERRREELYRQYFEEIQRRFDAERPVDCSVIVVNKQTKDYAESVGRKVRDLGMVVDLIFLNTEVSLSQALEDVSRGGSPFAIVITQQHQIHRSCTVNIMFGTPQEHRNMPQADAMVLVARNYERYKNECREKEREEIARQAAKMADEALLQERERGGPEEGLRGGHPPAIQSLINLLADNRYLTAEETDKIINYLRERKERLMRSSADSLPGELRGRAEARFPVNHSGRPRVPR from the exons ATGGCTTTGGAGACAGCCGAGATACAAGACGCGATCGATCCCCCATTCGAGGAAGTCCAAGAAGAGAGCCCAGGGATGGCAGAAATGGCCGGGATGCTCGAGATAGCAGAGACATGCGAGACCCCCGAGATCTGCGGGACCAC AGATATGAGAGACTCCCGAGACCCCATGTACAG GAGAGAAGGCTCTTACGACCGATACCTGCGAATGGATGACTACTGCAGGAGGAAGGATGACTCTTACTTTGACCGTTACAGAGATAGCTTTGATGGACGAGGCCCTCCAGGCCCAGAAAGTCAGTCTCGTGCAAAAG AGCGTTTGAAACGTGAGGAACGGCGTAGAGAAGAGCTTTATCGTCAGTATTTTGAGGAAATCCAGAGACGCTTTGATGCTGAGAGGCCTGTTGATTGTTCTGTGATTGTGGTCAACAAGCAGACTAA AGATTATGCTGAATCTGTGGGGCGGAAGGTTCGAGACCTAGGCATGGTAGTGGACTTGATCTTCCTCAACACAGAGGTGTCACTGTCACAAGCCTTGGAGGATGTTAGCAGGGGAGGATCTCCCTTTGCTATTGTCATCACCCAGCAACACCAGATTCACCGCTCCTGTACAGTCAACATCATGTTTGGAACCCCACAAG AGCATCGCAACATGCCCCAGGCAGATGCCATGGTGCTGGTGGCCAGAAATTATGAGCGCTATAAGAACGAGTGCCGGGAGAAGGAACGCGAGGAGATTGCCAGACAGGCGGCCAAGATGGCCGATGAAGCCCTCCTCCAGGAAAGAGAGCGGGGAGGCCCTGAGGAGGGACTGCGCGGGGGGCACCCTCCAGCCATCCAGAGCCTCATCAACCTGCTGGCCGACAACAGGTACCTCACTGCTGAAGAGACTGACAAGATCATCAACTACCTTCGAGAGCGGAAGGAGCGGCTGATGAGGAGCAGCGCCGACTCTCTGCCTGGTGAGCTACGTGGCAGGGCCGAG GCCCGATTTCCCGTCAACCACTCGGGGCGACCTCGGGTGCCTCGCTGA
- the NCOA5 gene encoding nuclear receptor coactivator 5 isoform X3: MNTAPSRPSPTRRDPYGFGDSRDTRRDRSPIRGSPRREPRDGRNGRDARDSRDMRDPRDLRDHRESRDIRDHRDSRSMRDARDMRDPRDFRDLRDSRDFRDHRDPMYDRYRDMRDSRDPMYRREGSYDRYLRMDDYCRRKDDSYFDRYRDSFDGRGPPGPESQSRAKERLKREERRREELYRQYFEEIQRRFDAERPVDCSVIVVNKQTKDYAESVGRKVRDLGMVVDLIFLNTEVSLSQALEDVSRGGSPFAIVITQQHQIHRSCTVNIMFGTPQEHRNMPQADAMVLVARNYERYKNECREKEREEIARQAAKMADEALLQERERGGPEEGLRGGHPPAIQSLINLLADNRYLTAEETDKIINYLRERKERLMRSSADSLPGELRGRAEARFPVNHSGRPRVPR; encoded by the exons GGATCCATATGGCTTTGGAGACAGCCGAGATACAAGACGCGATCGATCCCCCATTCGAGGAAGTCCAAGAAGAGAGCCCAGGGATGGCAGAAATGGCCGGGATGCTCGAGATAGCAGAGACATGCGAGACCCCCGAGATCTGCGGGACCACAGAGAGAGCAGAGACATTCGGGATCACAGAGACAGCAGAAGTATGCGTGATGCTCGGGACATGAGGGATCCTAGAGACTTTCGTGACCTAAGAGACTCTAGGGATTTTCGAGATCACCGGGACCCCATGTATGACAGATACAGAGATATGAGAGACTCCCGAGACCCCATGTACAG GAGAGAAGGCTCTTACGACCGATACCTGCGAATGGATGACTACTGCAGGAGGAAGGATGACTCTTACTTTGACCGTTACAGAGATAGCTTTGATGGACGAGGCCCTCCAGGCCCAGAAAGTCAGTCTCGTGCAAAAG AGCGTTTGAAACGTGAGGAACGGCGTAGAGAAGAGCTTTATCGTCAGTATTTTGAGGAAATCCAGAGACGCTTTGATGCTGAGAGGCCTGTTGATTGTTCTGTGATTGTGGTCAACAAGCAGACTAA AGATTATGCTGAATCTGTGGGGCGGAAGGTTCGAGACCTAGGCATGGTAGTGGACTTGATCTTCCTCAACACAGAGGTGTCACTGTCACAAGCCTTGGAGGATGTTAGCAGGGGAGGATCTCCCTTTGCTATTGTCATCACCCAGCAACACCAGATTCACCGCTCCTGTACAGTCAACATCATGTTTGGAACCCCACAAG AGCATCGCAACATGCCCCAGGCAGATGCCATGGTGCTGGTGGCCAGAAATTATGAGCGCTATAAGAACGAGTGCCGGGAGAAGGAACGCGAGGAGATTGCCAGACAGGCGGCCAAGATGGCCGATGAAGCCCTCCTCCAGGAAAGAGAGCGGGGAGGCCCTGAGGAGGGACTGCGCGGGGGGCACCCTCCAGCCATCCAGAGCCTCATCAACCTGCTGGCCGACAACAGGTACCTCACTGCTGAAGAGACTGACAAGATCATCAACTACCTTCGAGAGCGGAAGGAGCGGCTGATGAGGAGCAGCGCCGACTCTCTGCCTGGTGAGCTACGTGGCAGGGCCGAG GCCCGATTTCCCGTCAACCACTCGGGGCGACCTCGGGTGCCTCGCTGA